The following coding sequences are from one Paenibacillus stellifer window:
- a CDS encoding glycosyltransferase family 2 protein produces MKPDVSILILNYKTQRLTLDCIQSVYDSETNYSYEIIVVDNHSSDGSVEAVRERFPEAKLIANSENVGFAKGNNQAMEIADGRYVLLLNSDTVVRRDTLETMIAFMDSRPDIGASGCKVILPDGSLDKACKRGFPTPSASFYYAFGFSKLFPDNPRFNGYQLGYLDPNDEYEVDCLVGAFMLVRQETIRQVGGLDETFFMYGEDLDWCYRIKEAGWKIYYYPRTLIIHLKGGSARRRPLKIIYEFHRAMILFHHKHYRRKYFFAVNGAVYAGVGVKFATALLRNALTAGRGKPAPAPDLTALGQTANPSDNNSEVRL; encoded by the coding sequence GTGAAACCTGATGTCAGTATTCTGATCCTTAATTACAAAACGCAGCGTCTGACTTTGGACTGTATACAGTCGGTATATGACTCGGAGACGAACTACTCCTACGAGATTATTGTGGTCGACAATCATTCCTCCGACGGGTCGGTGGAAGCGGTCCGGGAGCGGTTCCCGGAAGCGAAGCTGATTGCCAATTCGGAGAATGTCGGATTTGCCAAAGGAAATAACCAGGCGATGGAGATCGCAGACGGGCGCTATGTGCTGTTGCTGAACTCGGATACGGTAGTCCGCCGGGATACGCTGGAGACGATGATCGCCTTCATGGACAGCCGGCCGGATATCGGGGCATCGGGCTGTAAGGTGATTTTGCCGGATGGAAGTCTCGACAAGGCCTGCAAGCGCGGGTTTCCGACGCCTTCGGCGTCTTTCTACTATGCGTTCGGCTTCAGCAAGCTGTTCCCTGACAATCCCCGGTTCAACGGCTATCAGCTCGGGTATCTTGATCCGAATGATGAGTATGAGGTGGACTGCCTGGTCGGCGCCTTCATGCTGGTCCGCCAGGAGACGATCCGGCAGGTCGGCGGGCTGGACGAGACTTTCTTCATGTATGGCGAGGATTTGGACTGGTGCTACCGCATCAAGGAAGCCGGCTGGAAGATTTACTACTACCCGAGAACGCTGATCATCCATTTGAAAGGCGGAAGCGCGCGCCGCAGACCGCTCAAAATTATTTATGAATTCCATCGCGCTATGATCCTCTTCCATCATAAACATTACCGTAGGAAGTATTTCTTCGCGGTTAATGGCGCCGTATATGCGGGGGTGGGCGTCAAGTTTGCCACAGCGCTGCTGCGCAATGCCTTGACGGCTGGCAGAGGGAAGCCCGCACCGGCCCCCGATCTTACTGCTCTGGGGCAGACAGCGAACCCGTCCGACAACAATTCCGAGGTGAGATTATGA
- the pcrA gene encoding DNA helicase PcrA has translation MQSVNIIDAVSRLNPPQRQAVEATEGPLLIMAGAGSGKTRVLTHRIAWLISNRKAPPWAILAITFTNKAAREMQERVSRLVGPDGRDIWVSTFHSMCVRILRKDIERIGFTSNFSILDSTDQLSVIRACMKELNIDTKKFEPKAVQSMISTAKNELVTPQQYEMKIGDYLEGLVSKIYKLYQKKLKSNNSLDFDDLIMTTIQLFKEVPEVLDFYQRKFRYIHVDEYQDTNRAQYMLCRMLADSHHNICVVGDSDQSIYRWRGADITNILNFEEDYPEAKVIMLEQNYRSTKNILNAANGVIALNSGRKPKKLWTDSDEGPKIKVYRADSEHDEGYFVTGEISKNVKQGKSYQDHAILYRTNAQSRVIEEILIKSDIPYQIVGGIKFYDRKEIKDLLAYLRLLSNPDDDISLTRIINVPKRGLGDTTVSKLSDAAAARGVSIFQVLETVDDLGFAGRTRNALVEFYDMILALHRMVEFLSVTELTEKVLEMSQYKLELQKENTIESRSRLENIEEFLSVTMEFEKNNEDKSLVSFLTDLALIADIDSMNDSEEDRSDAVVLMTMHSAKGLEFPTVFIVGMEEGVFPHSRAFQDNDELEEERRLAYVGITRAEKQLFLSCARMRTLFGRTTQNPPSRFLEEIPEELKEDTAGAGPDRFRRGGDSGGAYGARGFAAGGRSNFGGRSTASPAPSAAPGSRGGAGSPAAGRSSGVTVTSGAKAQPRPAGGAHADYKAGDKVSHGKWGIGTIVAVKGTGNDMELQIAFPAPTGVKKLLASFAPITKAE, from the coding sequence ATGCAATCCGTTAACATAATTGATGCTGTAAGCCGGTTGAATCCGCCGCAGCGGCAGGCGGTCGAGGCGACCGAGGGACCGCTGCTCATCATGGCCGGGGCCGGGAGCGGCAAGACCCGGGTGCTGACGCACCGGATCGCCTGGCTCATCTCGAACCGGAAGGCCCCGCCATGGGCGATTCTGGCTATTACTTTTACCAATAAGGCCGCCCGCGAGATGCAGGAGCGTGTATCCCGGCTTGTCGGACCGGATGGACGGGATATTTGGGTGTCCACGTTCCACTCCATGTGCGTCCGCATTCTGCGCAAGGATATCGAACGGATCGGATTTACCTCCAACTTCTCGATCCTCGATTCCACGGACCAGCTGTCCGTCATCCGCGCCTGCATGAAGGAGCTGAACATCGATACGAAGAAATTCGAGCCGAAGGCGGTTCAGTCTATGATCAGCACGGCCAAGAACGAGCTCGTTACGCCGCAGCAGTACGAGATGAAGATCGGGGACTATCTCGAAGGGCTTGTCTCCAAGATCTATAAGCTGTATCAGAAGAAGCTCAAGAGCAACAACTCGCTTGATTTCGATGACCTGATCATGACGACGATTCAGCTCTTCAAGGAAGTGCCGGAGGTGCTGGATTTCTACCAGCGCAAGTTCCGCTATATCCATGTCGATGAATACCAGGATACGAACCGGGCGCAGTATATGCTCTGCCGCATGCTGGCTGACAGCCATCACAACATTTGCGTTGTAGGCGACAGCGACCAGTCGATCTACCGCTGGCGCGGCGCGGATATTACGAATATTTTGAACTTTGAAGAGGATTACCCCGAAGCCAAGGTCATTATGCTGGAGCAGAATTACCGCTCGACGAAGAACATCCTGAACGCCGCGAACGGGGTCATTGCGCTGAACAGCGGGCGGAAGCCGAAGAAGCTGTGGACGGACTCCGACGAGGGACCGAAGATCAAGGTTTACCGTGCCGACTCCGAACATGACGAAGGCTATTTCGTCACCGGCGAGATCAGCAAGAATGTGAAGCAGGGCAAGTCCTATCAGGATCACGCCATCCTGTACCGCACGAACGCCCAGTCCCGGGTAATAGAAGAAATTCTGATCAAATCGGATATTCCGTACCAGATCGTCGGCGGCATCAAGTTCTACGACCGCAAAGAAATCAAGGACTTGCTCGCCTACCTGCGGCTGTTGTCCAATCCGGACGACGATATCAGCTTAACCCGAATCATTAACGTGCCTAAGAGAGGGCTGGGCGACACCACGGTGTCCAAGCTGTCCGATGCGGCTGCGGCCCGCGGCGTTTCGATCTTCCAGGTGCTGGAGACGGTGGACGATCTCGGCTTCGCCGGACGGACGCGCAATGCGCTGGTGGAGTTCTACGACATGATTCTGGCGCTTCACCGGATGGTGGAGTTCCTGTCGGTGACGGAGCTGACGGAGAAGGTGCTGGAAATGTCGCAGTACAAGCTGGAGCTCCAGAAGGAGAATACGATCGAGTCCCGGTCCCGGCTTGAGAATATCGAAGAGTTCCTGTCGGTAACGATGGAATTTGAGAAGAATAATGAAGACAAATCGCTCGTCTCCTTCCTGACCGATCTGGCGCTGATTGCCGACATCGACAGCATGAACGACAGCGAGGAAGACCGCTCCGACGCCGTCGTGCTGATGACGATGCACAGCGCCAAGGGGCTGGAGTTCCCGACCGTATTCATCGTCGGCATGGAGGAAGGCGTCTTCCCGCACAGCCGCGCCTTCCAGGACAATGACGAGCTGGAAGAGGAGCGCCGGCTGGCGTATGTAGGCATTACCCGCGCGGAGAAGCAGCTCTTCCTCTCCTGCGCGCGCATGCGCACGCTGTTCGGCCGGACGACGCAGAATCCGCCGTCCCGCTTCCTCGAGGAGATCCCCGAGGAGCTGAAGGAGGACACGGCCGGGGCGGGTCCCGACCGGTTCCGCCGCGGCGGAGATTCCGGCGGCGCTTATGGCGCCCGCGGCTTCGCCGCCGGCGGGCGCAGCAACTTCGGCGGCCGGAGCACAGCGTCTCCGGCCCCGTCAGCCGCCCCGGGCTCCAGGGGCGGCGCGGGCTCGCCCGCTGCGGGACGCAGCAGCGGCGTGACCGTGACGTCCGGCGCTAAGGCGCAGCCGCGGCCGGCCGGGGGAGCGCACGCCGATTACAAGGCGGGCGACAAGGTCTCGCACGGCAAATGGGGCATTGGCACCATCGTAGCCGTGAAGGGAACAGGCAATGACATGGAACTGCAGATTGCCTTCCCGGCCCCGACGGGTGTGAAGAAGCTGCTCGCGAGCTTCGCCCCGATTACGAAGGCGGAGTGA
- a CDS encoding cytochrome c biogenesis CcdA family protein, translating into MTVNYGLSFLEGVLTFISPCMLPMLPVYLFYLAGVAGQEEDREEYAASRIADFRAATPGAGAPEPQQAESRVRTGISGSPQPRRRGGRLFRNAAAFVAGFTLVFISMGAAATAVGAFLNGHLALFRLLGGMLMILFGLSFAGVFRLGFLQKERRLPFQPGKLTVLRSLAFGAVFAFGWTPCVGYLLSSSLLMASTSGSVPQGMAMLLLYSLGLGLPFLFSSLIYHELKETFRFLQRHNRLIGILSGIVMIAAGVMTLTGRVPTNW; encoded by the coding sequence ATGACCGTCAATTACGGACTCAGCTTTCTGGAGGGCGTGCTGACCTTCATCTCGCCTTGCATGCTGCCGATGCTGCCGGTTTACCTGTTCTATCTGGCGGGTGTGGCTGGTCAGGAGGAGGATCGGGAAGAGTACGCCGCCTCCCGGATCGCCGATTTTCGAGCTGCCACCCCCGGGGCCGGCGCCCCGGAGCCGCAGCAGGCGGAATCCCGTGTGCGAACCGGGATATCCGGTTCCCCGCAGCCCCGCCGAAGAGGCGGGAGGCTCTTTCGCAACGCCGCGGCCTTTGTCGCCGGGTTCACGCTGGTGTTCATCTCCATGGGTGCGGCGGCAACCGCAGTCGGCGCTTTTCTGAACGGGCATCTGGCTCTCTTCCGTCTTCTTGGCGGAATGCTGATGATTCTGTTCGGACTGAGCTTCGCCGGGGTGTTCAGGCTGGGCTTCCTCCAGAAAGAGCGGCGTCTGCCCTTTCAGCCGGGCAAGCTGACGGTTCTTCGCTCCCTGGCTTTCGGTGCGGTCTTCGCGTTCGGCTGGACGCCATGCGTCGGCTATTTGCTGTCATCGTCGCTGCTCATGGCGAGCACCTCCGGCTCCGTGCCGCAGGGGATGGCCATGCTATTGCTGTACTCGCTCGGCCTCGGCCTGCCGTTCCTGTTCTCATCGCTCATCTACCATGAGCTTAAGGAGACGTTCCGCTTTCTGCAGCGGCATAACAGGCTGATCGGCATCCTCTCCGGAATCGTGATGATTGCGGCCGGGGTGATGACTTTGACGGGCCGGGTGCCGACGAACTGGTAA
- a CDS encoding TlpA family protein disulfide reductase, with product MKKLLWLWLALLVFLLASSAFIYSRAQAGPQTPLSGKAPIELLKAASGAKEPAESGKLRAPDFSLKNLNGRQVSLADYKGKIVVLNFWTTWCTICKKEMPELDQASSILQKRDDVVLLAVNTGEDPETVKQYMKDNAYTLPVLLDPDSTLFKAFGLRAYPTTIVILRDGTVYGGVEGAITAESLLELDKL from the coding sequence ATGAAAAAGCTGCTGTGGCTCTGGCTCGCCCTGCTGGTCTTCCTGCTCGCGAGCAGCGCCTTCATCTACAGCCGCGCCCAGGCGGGTCCGCAGACTCCGCTGTCGGGCAAGGCTCCCATCGAATTGCTTAAGGCTGCATCGGGCGCGAAGGAACCGGCGGAGTCCGGGAAGCTCCGGGCGCCGGATTTCAGTCTGAAGAATCTGAACGGCAGGCAAGTATCGCTTGCGGATTACAAGGGCAAGATTGTTGTGCTTAATTTCTGGACAACCTGGTGCACTATCTGCAAGAAAGAGATGCCGGAGCTGGATCAGGCTTCGTCTATTCTGCAGAAGCGCGACGATGTAGTGCTGCTCGCCGTCAATACCGGAGAAGACCCGGAGACGGTGAAGCAGTATATGAAGGACAATGCCTATACGCTGCCGGTTCTGCTGGACCCTGATTCCACACTGTTCAAAGCATTCGGTCTAAGGGCATACCCCACGACCATTGTCATTCTGCGGGATGGTACCGTATATGGGGGAGTGGAGGGCGCCATTACGGCGGAATCCCTGCTCGAGCTGGATAAGCTGTGA
- a CDS encoding phosphatidylinositol-specific phospholipase C/glycerophosphodiester phosphodiesterase family protein: MKNKAVLTFAIFLSLIILPVAIWPHGSKKQAGTGYAAYRIVAHAMGGIDGHPYTNAFEAFVANYEKGTRLFETDLLLTSDERLVARHEWTQNMSKLLNQWDTLPADKREGVPAYADFMDTPILDIYSAMDWDTVLDLLEHYPDAYIVTDIKKSGSKSIMDEFEMLVDATQKRDPALLNRIIPQIYNRPMLEQLNQIYAFPEVIYTLYESPDSDEQVIDFVEQTGVNITMPVSRANKNFISKLKDAGARVYVHTLNEPDDIGKLYRLGADGFYSDFISEDELEKSGALRRISWGFGG, translated from the coding sequence ATGAAGAACAAAGCAGTCCTGACATTTGCGATTTTTCTCTCATTGATCATCCTTCCGGTGGCGATATGGCCGCACGGCTCCAAGAAGCAGGCCGGCACCGGTTACGCCGCATACCGTATTGTCGCCCATGCGATGGGCGGGATTGACGGTCACCCGTATACGAACGCTTTTGAAGCATTCGTCGCTAACTATGAGAAGGGCACCCGGCTGTTCGAGACGGATCTGCTGCTGACCAGCGACGAAAGGCTGGTGGCGAGGCATGAATGGACGCAAAATATGAGCAAGCTGCTGAACCAGTGGGATACGCTGCCTGCCGACAAGCGGGAGGGAGTTCCGGCATATGCGGACTTCATGGACACGCCGATCCTCGATATTTATTCCGCCATGGATTGGGACACGGTCCTTGATCTGCTTGAGCATTATCCGGATGCCTATATAGTGACGGATATCAAGAAATCAGGCTCTAAATCCATAATGGATGAGTTTGAAATGCTGGTCGACGCCACGCAAAAGCGTGATCCGGCCCTGCTGAACCGGATTATCCCCCAAATCTACAATCGGCCAATGCTGGAGCAATTGAATCAGATCTATGCTTTCCCGGAGGTCATTTATACGCTGTATGAGTCGCCGGACAGCGATGAACAGGTGATCGATTTCGTGGAGCAGACCGGCGTGAACATTACGATGCCCGTCAGCCGGGCGAATAAGAACTTTATCTCGAAGCTGAAGGATGCCGGGGCACGCGTCTACGTGCATACTCTCAACGAGCCGGACGACATCGGGAAGCTGTACCGGTTGGGCGCGGACGGGTTCTACTCGGATTTCATATCGGAGGACGAGCTTGAGAAATCGGGCGCGCTGCGCCGTATCTCCTGGGGATTTGGCGGATAA
- a CDS encoding heavy-metal-associated domain-containing protein, with the protein MEQSQNTVATRFIVEGMHCPKCEAKITEAALQVPGALHVSVDREGKRVTVTHLDESGLAQAIRSRIESLNDGKFTVTGIASGEA; encoded by the coding sequence ATGGAACAATCACAGAATACGGTTGCGACGAGGTTTATTGTGGAAGGCATGCATTGTCCCAAATGCGAAGCGAAAATCACGGAAGCTGCCTTGCAGGTGCCCGGCGCCCTGCATGTCAGCGTTGACCGGGAAGGCAAGCGTGTGACGGTTACGCATCTGGACGAGAGCGGGCTTGCCCAAGCCATACGCAGCCGGATCGAAAGTCTGAACGACGGGAAATTCACCGTAACGGGCATTGCCTCTGGCGAGGCATAA
- a CDS encoding undecaprenyl-phosphate glucose phosphotransferase, which yields MIRRNQRFLTQLYMVADFIVIQIAFLFSWWLKFKSGWMPYENHMPVESYAYWSMVYGAIAVLMGILLSLYLPKRKKRFADEFLKIFQVNGLSLLILLGLMYFLREIDISRQYLTVYISTIMLSTMLYRYVLKKMLKSFREKGFNRQFVLILGAGTLGRRIYDNLANYPELGYEIIGFLDDYQTWDPLEAKRYKPILGKIDELPGLLDTMLIDEVVLALPLDVHHKFPTIIATCEKAGVRTLIIPDFFDYLPARPYFDNFAGMPMINVRDIPLDLTGNRMAKRAFDIIFSLFAILVTSPVMLAVAVGVKLTSPGPVIFCQERVGLNRRNFTMYKFRSMRMQQDEEEDTGWSTPVDPRRTRFGTFIRRTSLDELPQFFNVLMGHMSVVGPRPERPYYVEQFKGEIPKYMVKHHVRPGITGWAQSNGLRGDTSIEDRIKHDIFYIENWSLLFDIRIIFKTIRNGFVNKNAY from the coding sequence ATGATCCGCCGCAACCAGCGGTTTTTGACCCAACTGTATATGGTGGCCGACTTTATCGTCATCCAGATCGCGTTCCTGTTCTCCTGGTGGCTGAAATTCAAGAGCGGCTGGATGCCTTACGAGAACCATATGCCGGTAGAATCGTATGCCTACTGGAGCATGGTGTACGGGGCGATTGCCGTATTGATGGGGATTCTATTGTCCCTGTATCTTCCCAAGCGCAAGAAGCGCTTCGCGGATGAATTTCTGAAGATCTTCCAGGTGAATGGACTGAGCCTTCTGATTCTGCTCGGCCTGATGTACTTTCTGCGCGAGATCGATATTTCACGTCAGTATCTGACCGTATATATCAGCACCATTATGCTCTCCACCATGCTCTACCGCTACGTGCTGAAGAAGATGCTGAAATCGTTCCGGGAAAAAGGCTTCAACCGCCAGTTCGTCCTCATTCTCGGGGCGGGTACGCTGGGTAGACGAATTTATGATAATCTCGCCAATTACCCTGAACTCGGCTATGAGATTATCGGCTTTCTGGATGATTACCAGACCTGGGACCCTCTTGAAGCGAAGAGATATAAGCCGATTCTCGGAAAAATTGACGAGCTGCCGGGTCTGCTGGATACGATGCTGATCGACGAGGTGGTGCTTGCGCTTCCTCTGGATGTGCACCACAAGTTCCCTACCATTATCGCAACCTGTGAAAAAGCTGGCGTCCGCACCCTGATCATCCCCGACTTCTTCGATTATTTGCCGGCGCGTCCGTACTTCGATAACTTTGCAGGCATGCCGATGATCAACGTCCGCGACATCCCGCTGGATCTGACCGGGAACCGGATGGCCAAGCGGGCATTCGACATCATATTCTCGCTGTTCGCCATTCTGGTGACAAGCCCAGTGATGCTGGCTGTTGCGGTAGGTGTGAAGCTCACATCACCAGGTCCGGTGATTTTTTGCCAGGAGCGGGTGGGGCTGAACCGCAGAAACTTCACCATGTACAAATTCCGTTCCATGCGCATGCAGCAGGACGAGGAAGAGGATACCGGCTGGAGCACACCGGTGGACCCCCGCCGGACCCGGTTCGGAACCTTTATCCGGAGAACGAGCCTGGATGAGCTGCCCCAATTCTTCAATGTGCTGATGGGCCATATGAGCGTCGTTGGTCCCCGGCCGGAGCGGCCGTATTATGTCGAGCAGTTCAAGGGCGAAATCCCGAAGTATATGGTCAAGCATCATGTGCGGCCCGGCATTACGGGCTGGGCGCAGAGCAACGGATTGCGCGGGGACACCTCCATCGAGGACCGCATCAAGCATGATATTTTCTACATCGAGAACTGGTCGCTGCTGTTCGATATCCGGATTATCTTCAAGACGATCCGCAACGGCTTTGTGAACAAGAACGCCTATTGA
- the ligA gene encoding NAD-dependent DNA ligase LigA — translation MDATERMKELVAELNNYNYHYYTLDAPLVSDKEYDALYDKLTALEAESGVVLPDSPTQRVGGELLKGFVPHRHLAPLWSLDKAQNIEQLRSWNTRVLKLVNDYNAKNPDQPLPEPCYAVELKFDGLTLNLTYRDGRLVQASTRGNGVTGEGILAQVKTIKSIPLTIPFTDGVIEVQGEGIMNLSALAEYNKTAAEPLKNARNGAAGALRNLNPKVTAGRKLSAFFYNVGYSEGVQFQTHQEMMQFLRDNRFKVNPYLTYFENFDDVTEQLAEIEDGRSKLDYLIDGAVIKVTDFRTREVLGYTDKFPRWAVAYKFEAEETTTVLEAVVWNVGRTGKITPLAKVEPVELAGVTVQNCTLNNVGDIERKNLKHALGTRVFIRRSNDVIPEILGKVTEESDGGEIVFPDHCPACGFPLEMRGAHLFCNNKLNCKPQIVARISHFASRDAMDIETFSEKTASQLYDELSVREPADLYELTLEQLVKLERFGEKKAANLLQALEDSKGRDLASFLFALGIPNTGKATTRMLADHFRSLDAVMQANAEELAELPDIGGIVAESIVGYFADPFIVTGISRLLELGVNPTAPEAPSAPVENSFFSGKTVVLTGSLQLLTRDEAAERLEALGAKVTGSVSKKTDLVIAGEKAGSKLAKAQSLGIPVIEDEEELLRLLNGGAAE, via the coding sequence ATGGATGCAACTGAACGAATGAAAGAACTGGTAGCGGAGCTGAACAACTACAACTATCATTACTATACGCTGGACGCGCCGCTGGTCAGCGACAAGGAATATGACGCCTTGTACGACAAGCTGACGGCTCTGGAAGCGGAGAGCGGAGTTGTGCTGCCCGATTCCCCAACCCAGCGCGTGGGCGGGGAGCTGCTGAAGGGCTTCGTGCCCCACAGACATCTTGCGCCGCTCTGGAGCCTTGACAAGGCCCAGAACATTGAACAGCTCCGCAGCTGGAACACGCGCGTGCTGAAGCTGGTGAACGACTATAACGCCAAGAATCCGGATCAGCCTCTTCCGGAGCCTTGTTATGCCGTAGAGCTGAAGTTCGACGGGCTCACCTTGAATCTGACCTACCGGGACGGACGGCTCGTTCAGGCATCAACCCGGGGCAACGGGGTGACGGGCGAAGGCATCCTGGCCCAGGTCAAGACGATCAAGTCGATCCCGCTGACGATTCCCTTCACGGATGGGGTGATTGAGGTTCAGGGCGAAGGCATTATGAACCTGTCCGCGCTTGCCGAGTACAACAAGACGGCGGCCGAGCCGCTGAAGAACGCCCGGAACGGAGCGGCAGGGGCGCTGCGCAACCTGAATCCGAAGGTGACGGCCGGGCGGAAGCTGAGCGCTTTTTTCTATAACGTGGGATACAGCGAAGGGGTCCAGTTCCAAACTCATCAGGAGATGATGCAGTTTCTGCGGGACAACCGGTTCAAGGTCAATCCATACCTGACCTATTTCGAGAACTTCGATGACGTGACGGAGCAGTTGGCGGAGATTGAGGACGGGCGCTCGAAGCTCGATTATTTGATCGACGGCGCGGTTATCAAGGTCACTGATTTCCGCACCCGCGAAGTGCTGGGCTATACGGACAAATTCCCGCGCTGGGCGGTCGCCTACAAGTTCGAGGCCGAAGAGACGACGACGGTGCTGGAAGCGGTCGTATGGAATGTGGGCCGCACCGGCAAGATCACGCCGCTCGCGAAGGTGGAGCCTGTTGAGCTGGCGGGCGTAACCGTGCAGAACTGCACGCTGAACAATGTCGGCGACATCGAACGCAAAAATCTGAAGCATGCGCTCGGCACCCGCGTCTTTATCCGCCGCTCCAACGATGTCATCCCGGAAATACTGGGCAAGGTGACCGAGGAGAGCGACGGCGGTGAAATTGTGTTCCCGGATCATTGCCCGGCCTGCGGCTTCCCGCTGGAGATGCGGGGCGCGCATCTGTTCTGCAACAACAAGCTGAACTGCAAGCCGCAGATTGTGGCCCGAATTTCCCATTTTGCATCCAGAGATGCCATGGACATTGAGACATTCAGCGAGAAGACGGCTTCGCAGCTATACGATGAGCTGAGCGTCCGGGAGCCGGCCGATCTCTACGAGCTTACCCTGGAGCAGCTGGTGAAGCTGGAGCGGTTCGGCGAGAAGAAGGCGGCCAATCTGCTTCAGGCGCTTGAAGACAGCAAAGGCAGAGACTTGGCGTCCTTCCTGTTCGCGCTCGGCATTCCGAATACCGGGAAGGCGACAACCCGTATGCTGGCGGACCATTTCCGCAGTCTGGACGCGGTAATGCAGGCGAACGCGGAGGAATTGGCCGAGCTGCCGGATATCGGCGGCATTGTGGCGGAGAGCATCGTCGGCTATTTTGCCGATCCATTCATCGTGACAGGGATAAGTCGGCTGCTGGAGCTAGGCGTGAATCCGACAGCGCCGGAGGCCCCGTCCGCGCCGGTGGAGAATTCCTTCTTCAGCGGCAAGACGGTCGTGCTGACCGGCTCGCTGCAGCTGCTTACCCGTGACGAAGCGGCCGAGCGGCTGGAGGCGCTTGGAGCCAAGGTAACCGGCAGCGTCTCGAAGAAGACCGATCTCGTCATTGCTGGCGAGAAGGCGGGCAGCAAGCTGGCCAAAGCGCAGTCGCTCGGCATTCCCGTGATCGAGGATGAAGAGGAGCTGCTGCGGCTGCTGAACGGCGGAGCGGCTGAATAA
- a CDS encoding response regulator transcription factor, whose translation MERDTILLVDDEKEIVELLEIYFRNEGYRLLKAFDGREALDLLRREKVDLIILDVMMPRMDGLEACMKIREERRMPIIMLSAKGGDLDKIGGLSIGADDYVAKPFNPLEVLARVKSQLRRYHVLGGELREKVAEGELVCDDLIVSPVNHEVTVQGRPVKLTPREFAIVELLARHPGQVFNVEQIYTRVWGEPPMDNGNTVMVHIRNIREKIEVDSRKPRYLHTVWGVGYKLDRMN comes from the coding sequence ATGGAACGGGATACAATTCTGCTGGTGGATGATGAGAAGGAAATTGTGGAGCTGCTGGAAATCTACTTCCGGAATGAAGGATACCGTCTGCTTAAGGCGTTCGATGGCCGGGAGGCGCTGGATCTGCTGCGCCGGGAGAAGGTCGATCTAATCATTCTGGATGTGATGATGCCGCGCATGGACGGACTGGAAGCTTGTATGAAGATCCGGGAGGAACGGCGCATGCCGATCATCATGCTGTCGGCCAAAGGCGGAGACCTCGACAAAATTGGCGGACTAAGCATCGGAGCGGACGATTATGTGGCCAAGCCGTTCAATCCACTGGAGGTGCTGGCGCGGGTGAAGTCGCAGCTTCGCCGCTATCATGTGCTGGGCGGGGAGCTGCGGGAGAAGGTTGCGGAGGGCGAATTGGTGTGTGATGATCTGATCGTGTCTCCGGTCAATCATGAAGTGACCGTTCAGGGACGGCCGGTCAAGCTAACTCCACGCGAATTCGCGATTGTCGAGCTGCTGGCTCGCCATCCGGGACAGGTGTTCAACGTCGAGCAGATTTACACCCGGGTCTGGGGAGAGCCGCCGATGGACAACGGGAACACCGTTATGGTGCATATCCGCAATATTCGGGAGAAAATCGAAGTCGATTCCAGAAAGCCCCGCTATCTTCATACGGTATGGGGAGTCGGGTACAAGCTTGACCGGATGAACTGA
- a CDS encoding heptaprenylglyceryl phosphate synthase, which translates to MNTARQMIETWQHVFKLDPDRTIGERELEAVCQSGTNAILVGGSSGLTYDNTAELLERISRYKITCALEVSDLAAVVPGFDLYLIPMVLNTPDPAWIVGQHRAAIERYADFIPWESLIAEGYIVLNEHSTVARVTHAETSLTPEAAAACGHIADKLMSLPVVYLEYSGRFGDLETMAAVREAVGHARLFYGGGIAGAEDAARAAGLADTIIVGNIVYQDLDRALSTVGAVKARSV; encoded by the coding sequence ATGAATACGGCGCGTCAAATGATAGAAACGTGGCAGCATGTCTTCAAGCTCGATCCCGACCGGACGATCGGAGAACGGGAGCTGGAGGCGGTATGCCAATCCGGAACCAATGCCATCCTTGTCGGAGGCTCATCCGGCCTGACGTATGACAATACGGCGGAACTGCTGGAGCGAATTTCCCGCTATAAGATAACATGCGCCCTGGAAGTGTCCGATCTGGCAGCCGTTGTTCCCGGTTTCGATCTGTATCTGATTCCGATGGTGCTGAACACGCCCGATCCAGCATGGATTGTGGGGCAGCACCGGGCAGCCATCGAACGTTATGCCGACTTTATTCCCTGGGAGAGTCTGATTGCCGAGGGATACATTGTGCTGAATGAGCATTCGACCGTCGCGCGCGTAACACATGCGGAGACGTCTTTGACTCCGGAAGCGGCCGCGGCCTGCGGCCATATCGCCGACAAGCTGATGTCGCTTCCGGTTGTCTATCTGGAGTACAGCGGCCGGTTCGGCGACCTGGAGACGATGGCTGCCGTACGCGAAGCGGTGGGACATGCCCGTCTGTTCTACGGAGGCGGGATCGCCGGAGCGGAGGATGCTGCCCGGGCGGCAGGATTGGCCGATACCATTATAGTAGGAAATATTGTCTATCAAGACTTAGATCGCGCGCTATCCACGGTTGGCGCAGTTAAGGCGCGAAGCGTATAG